The genomic region ATGATTTGGATGGAGTAGGACCCTGTGGGCTCGCAGGACATTTCCTCTTCCTGGCCACAGTGATTGACTCTGTTTGGGTCACATAGTCATGAACCAGAGAGAATCAATGAAACTCCTGCTGGAAATGCTGGGAGAACGATAGATACTCTTTCCATCTAGACTTGAACCTAGAAGGATGAGAAGCTGAGTTTCTAAAGCCTTTGCTCCATAAGAAGTAGTCAAGAATAAGTTCATCGTAATGGAGATGGAGCCTGATGATATCATTGGAGCACCTGGCTCCAGCCAAGCCTGAAGCCACTGTGAGtccaaaatttcctttttttgtttaaatcatTCTGGAAATAAGATTCCTAACTGGTATAGTTGGACAGACCACCCTAAGGGCTGTGTTCATGGCTGGACTTCAACAATCCAGAAGACAGTTAATAACAAAAGTCCTAAGACTCAAAATCCCATCATGTGAGTAACAGTTGAGAGGGGTGGGTAATTTCAGTCTGCAAGAAAAGTTACCTTCAGATATGTGGACAGTGGTTGCTCCAATTATCTGTAGCTATGCAAcaaactgggcttccttggtggcctagatggtaaagaatctgcctacaatgcaggagacccaggttctatccctgggtcgggaagatcccctggagaagggaatgacaacccactccagtactcttgcctggagaatcccatggactgaggcacctggtgggctacagtccatggagtcgcaaagagttggacacgactgagtgagtaacttTGATTTGTGCAACTAATCACCCAAAACTTTGCAAGTTAAGACAAGAACCAGTTTATTCTCTTTCTTGGTTTTGCAGGTCAGGAATTTGAGAAGGGTTCATTTGGGTGATTCTTTTGTTTCATGTGAGGTCACTTGGTGGCATTCAGTCGGTGGACCGGCTGGTCTGGCGCCCACTCACGTGTCTGGCACCCTCACAGACAGGGCTAGAGGGCTGAACTCAGCAGGAATTAAAGACCAGCGCTCCCTCTTGTGGTCTCTTCAGCATGTGGCCACAGGGCAATTAGGTTTCTTACATTTGGCTCTGGGCACCAAGGGTGAAAGTCCCAAGAGACTGGAGCAGTATCTGTGAGTTTCTCAAGCCCTGAGCCCTGAAACTAGCACAGGTCACTTTCGCCACATTTGATTGGTCAGGAAGCCACAGATTTGAGGGGAAAGGATGAAGACCCCAGGACTTAATGGGAGGAAGAATGTTTGTAATTATCTCTAATCTGCCCCAATCATGGGGCAtaatattgagcacctactatgcatCAGAACACTCTGAGTTGACTTCACTTAGACCTCAGCACAGTCCTTCAGCACTGATGCTGTTCAGTCTCTCTATTGTACAAACGAGGCACTGAAGAGTTGCACTGTGGCCCGCTCTGGGTCACCCAGCTGGAAGTGGCAGCgtggggatttgaacccaggactctCTGACTCCACAACTACGTGTTTATGccatactgaaaagaaaaaattagactTGTGCTCTGTGGTCCCAAGGGCAGAACCAGGAATAAAGATTCTGTTCTGGGCAGGAAAAGGCCTCTCTGGCCATTAGAGCTGGTGATGACGAAGGGACGGCCTGGGGAGATGGTTTCCCGTCACCATGGCAGTAGGAACAGAGGCTGTGGATTCTGACAGATTAGCTGGTGGGATAGAAACAATATATGTCTCATGAGAAGATCATCAACATTATGGAGGTGATGAACTGGCCTACCTCTATAAGGTCTGTCTCCAGATTACTGATGCCCTGGACACCTCTGTCACCACCATCACACACCTGCTCACCAAAGAcacccatatatatacacacatatatatattttatatgcacacacacacatatatatagtttatgATTAGCATTACACTACATGTACATCTTGGTTTTTTCCCTACTAACTGATAAGCTTATGGTGTTCTTTCCATAGCAGTACCCAGAGCCTTAGAGCATTCTTTTTATTAGACGTTCATATGACCAATTTTATACTTCGCTCTTGAAGGATATTTAGCTTGTTTTGAGGCTTCTGTGGATACCAATGATGGGCAGTGAACTTCCCGGGTTGAAGGTATGTGCGTTTTAAATTTGAGTAACTACTGTTAAAATACTCTCCGAGATTCTGCTTTtgattcttttgggtatatacccagaagtagaattgctggccATAAgatcattctatttttattttttttaggaacCTTCATCTTACATTTTCTCCAATGCTGCacaaggattccaatttctccacatccttgtcagcagTTGCTATTTTCTGGGTGGTGGTTgtagtttcatttttgttttttgatagtgGTCATCTGCTGTAGTCTCAATGTTTGTGTCCTCTGGCGCCTTTGAGAGGTGCTTAGGTCGTGAGGGTGGAGCTCTCATGAACAGGATTAGTGCTTCTATAAAAGACACCCCACAGAGCCCCTAGTcctttccaccatgtgaggatgcCAAGAGAAGCCTTTGACCCAGGAAAGGGGCTTCACCCAACCATGCGGGCACCCTAATCTCAGACGTCTAGCCTCTCAAGCTGTGAGAAACAGATTTCTGCTGTCTGTAAGCTGCCcagtctgtagtattttgttataCCAGCCCAAAGGGACAGACACTATCATAGTGGGTATGAGGTGATTTAACTTTGTTTTGATGCTTTTTGTAAGACAAAGCAAgccagaaacagaggaaacaagCATGTTAGGTTTTAGTCAGACagcctgggttcaactcctgccTCTGCCACCTTCGAGCctcatcactaagttgtgtccaactctttcgcgaccccatggactatagcccgccaggctcctctgtctatggaatttctgaggcaagaactcccttttccagggtatcttctcgacccaggaatcggacCCATCACCtgctttggcaagcagattctttactactgagccaccaggaaagctaaaAGATGGTGATCTTTTAGTTTTGTAGTCTGTTAAACACAGGACAGCAGGCTCAAAATGGAGTTGCTTATGCTAAGCTCCATGTCACCAGAGACTTTGGCTCTCCAGAAATGGAATCTTTAACCATTCAGGAATCACCTGATCAGCACTAGTTAGGTAATCTACCCGAGAAAGCCCTGCCACCCCCTGAAGGAAAGTAACTGCAATAACCAACCAGCTTTTCTACCTGTTATAACGTCCTTGTTTCTTGCTGGCTATAAAAGACTTCCGTTTTGTGCAGTTCTTCAGAGCTCCTTTCTATCTGCTACATTCAATGCTGCCCAGTTTGAATAGGTATTTGCTCAAATCAActcttaaaaatgttaatatgcctcagtttatctttcaACAGATCACATACAAATTTTACCCCAAGCCCTATtggcccatctgtaaaatgggtaaaaTAGTCATACCATTCTTCTAGAGTTGTATGGATCAAGTAAGATAGTGTCCTTAATAGAATTTTGCACAAGATAATCTAACATTTATTAATCTTTATAGTGTCTTATTTAAGAGAGTCACCcccagaattccctggtggtccagtggttaggactctgtgcttccactgcaggggacatgggttccatccttgctGGGGACGAGGATCTCACGAGCCATGGGGTGAGGCCAGGGGAGAAAAAAGTCATCTCCACCCCATAGTACTCAGCATACTCCTGTTTGCCTCTTCCAAATTCTTTTATAGCTTTGATTTTGCTCCTGGGAATTTAAGTCAATTGAAATTTATCTGATCGGCACAAGGGTAGGCAGTTGTTTCAACACTTTTCACTAACTAGTGTATCTGTTCACCACTGATTTAATCACCTCCTACTTGCAGCTGCACTGGGTCTATTGTTGAATCATCCTTTCTGTCCAACTGATCTATTCTGAGAACTTTATAACAAGTCCTACCATGGGGTTAGAGCAGGCCTGTTTTGTTGTTCCAAAACTGGCTTGGCTTTTCttgtactgtttttcttttcaaaactcagctggttaggttaaaaaaaaaatcctggtggACTTTTGAATGAACCATCCTGATGAAGTAACTTGGAAGAAAACTGACATGTTGACAGCATTCCATTCTCTTAGCTGGGCAACTTTTCTCTCCCaggactttttcttttccattcaacCCAGGTAGACCAGAGTGTTCCCTCTCATCAAGGATTGCGCCACAACCACCATGGATTAAAGCTCTCAGTACCCTACCTCCCCTTGAGAAAGGAAGGAGTTATATACAAAGTGCCAAATGAGAAGGTTTGAAAAGGAGTGGAACAATCTGTTTGAGGGGAGACAGGCTGTTCAGGGCGGTGACCTTGGAAACGCAGATGACAGTTGACCAAGACAGGCCCCAGGGCCTCCTGGCCTTGCCTCTGATGACTCTGAAAACAGGCAGCTCTGCAGGAGTGGGTAGAAAATTGCAGAAACTGCAGGCCTTTGGGGCTGGGGTCTGGTTTTAATTTCCCCCAACcccattggcttcccaggtgggtcagtggtaaagaatccacctgccaatcaggagatgcaggttcgatccctgagtcgtgAAGTTCCCGtggaaggggaaatggcaacccaccgcagtattcttgcctggaaaatcccatggacagaggaggctggcaggctacagtccacggggttgcaaagagttggagacgacttgacgaaaacagcagcaacaacaagtCCCATTGTACAGATGCAGACTCTGAGGCTgagaggcagaaaaagagacagaccCATGTGAGTCTGGTCTCCCCTCTTTCCCCAGAGTTCAGCTTGACTTGGCAGGAGGGTCATGTGCCATCTGAAGACGGGGAGGATGTCCTCCCAGTCCCAAACAGACCAATGGCCAATCTCCGGATTTTATCTTCCAACTGGGAAGTTCTTCTGATGAGGCTCCTTccgacccccacccccgccctggcGTCCCTCCCCTTTAAGAAGAGACCAGTCCTTGGCTTATGCCATTCATAGGATTTATTGTCACTTGCCAATGGTTTGCAGGGAAGCAGACACACTGCCGGGCCTCACCACAGGGCAGGTGGCACTGGTCCACCCCGCACTATTTACACACGTTTCACGCAGGATGGGGGGTGCGTCCTCACTGGCAGCAGCTACACTTCTCCTCCTCAGCTTTGGCCCCCTCTCCACTTTTGCACACACAATCCTTGGCACATTTCTCACAGTCTGCagggcagcaggagcagcagcctgCAGATAAAATGGGGGATGCCTAGTCTGATGGCCTGTCCTCCCCCATCTGTCCCCATCAAAAAGAAGGGGGGAAAGGAGGGATGCCAGAGGTCACTGCCCCCCGCTTCCTAGTCTTACACCTGGGTTGACTCAGGATCTCTGGTGTGTCAGCTACACACTGGGCTCCCATGGGAGAAGGGTACCCAGTAACTAGCCCATAGCCCCATCTATGAGCCCAGGAGTCCTGGGGTCGGTGGAGTGAGGCCCACGCGAGGGGGAACCAGGCCTTAAGGAGAAAACATCTAGGGGAAATGACCTTGAAGGACAAACCTGCAGAAGCAGATATGGTACAAGCGTAGGGGGTCCAGGAGACTCACGGAGAGGTGAATGCCTAGTCTAATACACAAACAAGGGTGCCTTCCCCCTGCGTATTACACTGCTTTGGGGGAGATTCAGGGGAGGTAAAATTGAGGGGATCCACAAAGGCCTGAGAGGACCCAAGGGACCCCGACTCCAGAGCTAACCCCCGGCCTCACTAATGTTTCCCCGGGCGCAGGAGGCCTGGAGGGGAGAGGTGGGCCCAGGAGAGCAGTTCTGCCTCCTAACCGCCCATTAGAACCTTCCGGGATGCACGATTGCCTGGGCCCAAGGCAACAATCACTGAAGGAGGGCCCCTGCAATTGAGTCTGCAGGCCTCTGGGGGGTTCTGTTCCCGTCAGAGTCA from Muntiacus reevesi chromosome 2, mMunRee1.1, whole genome shotgun sequence harbors:
- the MT3 gene encoding metallothionein-3; its protein translation is MDPETCPCPTGGSCTCSDSCKCEGCTCASCKKSCCSCCPADCEKCAKDCVCKSGEGAKAEEEKCSCCQ